In one window of Megalobrama amblycephala isolate DHTTF-2021 unplaced genomic scaffold, ASM1881202v1 scaffold471, whole genome shotgun sequence DNA:
- the LOC125261711 gene encoding complement C1q-like protein 2, protein MSCTILYPLLLLLFSCGCMSEVQQEEKAVQAERTERLNVEQRGAVLTPGECQQHFLTVIYTELTELKSTVCSLKNKLEDTEKQLEVTKKKLENTEEQLEQLRRNDYKVAFAATLGNIGNLGPFNTEITLVYNKVFVNEGGAYNPTTGIFTAPVKGVYFFSVSGRHRSTRLMDLRLFKNGQPMLNVINHPLGDRYESTSNSFSLTLEKGDHVYVRLRDNTWVFNNENDLTSFVGHLLFFL, encoded by the exons ATGTCCTGCACCATTCTGTATCCGCTGTTGCTTCTCCTGTTCAGCTGTGGCTGTATGTCTGAGGTCCAGCAGGAAGAGAAGGCAGTGCAGGCTGAGAGGACTGAGCGTTTGAATGTGGAACAAAGAGGTGCTGTTTTGACTCCTGGTGAGTGTCAGCAACACTTTCTCACAGTGATCTACACTGAGCTGACAGAGCTGAAATCCACTGTGTGTTCTCTGAAGAACAAACTGGAAGACACTGAAAAACAACTGGAGGTCACTAAGAAAAAACTGGAGAACACTGAGGAACAACTGGAGCAGCTCAGGAGAAATG ATTATAAAGTGGCATTTGCCGCCACACTTGGAAACATTGGTAACCTTGGACCTTTCAACACTGAGATCACTCTGGTTTACAACAAGGTCTTTGTGAATGAAGGAGGAGCttacaacccaaccactg GTATCTTCACAGCACCAGTTAAAGGCGTCTATTTCTTCTCTGTCTCTGGACGTCACCGCTCAACCAGACTAATGGATCTAAGACTCTTTAAAAATGGACAACCGATGTTAAATGTTATTAATCATCCTCTAGGTGACCGCTATGAATCAACATCTAATTCATTCTCTTTGACTCTAGAGAAAGGAGATCATGTCTATGTACGTCTCCGAGACAATACATGggtctttaataatgaaaatgatttaacTTCATTTGTTGgccatttacttttttttctttga